The following are encoded together in the Hydractinia symbiolongicarpus strain clone_291-10 chromosome 14, HSymV2.1, whole genome shotgun sequence genome:
- the LOC130625367 gene encoding uncharacterized protein LOC130625367, producing the protein MDDFVAYDTATSAAWNAKLATVQKCDDNKFVYSTIAKEERREYSARLVDNICLVGQLRSGKSSFLRTAIVNGFLSVKRVIWCSAQVTEEERAQIAYMLKNHGISLLYVSCTSPDVTLTNLKIDDMTTNNKEDTVLVLDDMQQYVIQKNQINRFYNANVLWLAA; encoded by the coding sequence atggacgACTTTGTGGCTTACGATACCGCTACATCTGCAGCATGGAATGCCAAGCTAGCGACTGTTCAAAAATGCGATGATAATAAGTTTGTATATTCAACTATAGCTAAGGAAGAAAGGAGAGAGTATTCCGCCCgtttagttgacaatatttGTCTAGTCGGCCAACTGCGTTCTggaaaaagttcttttttacGAACTGCAATTGTTAATGGGTTTTTATCAGTCAAACGAGTTATATGGTGTAGCGCGCAAGTTACTGAAGAAGAGAGGGCGCAAATAGCTTACATGCTCAAGAATCACGGCATCAGCTTGCTTTATGTCAGTTGTACATCTCCCGATGTGACGTTGACTAATCTGAAAATTGATGATATGACTACGAATAATAAAGAAGACACTGTCTTGGTTTTAGATGATATGCAACAATATGTAATTCAAAAAAACCAAATTAACAGATTTTATAATGCAAATGTGTTGTGGTTGGCGGCATAG